The following nucleotide sequence is from uncultured Roseateles sp..
CTGGAAGACGATGGCCTCGCTGGCCGAGTCTTGCAGCGCCTTCTGCTCAGCCGGGCTGAGCTTGTCCCAGAACTTCTTGCTGACCAGCAGGATGTTCGAGGCATAGACATGGTTGGTCGCGCTGACGAACTTCTGCACCTCGAAGAACTTGTTGGACAGGATCACCGAGAAGGGATTCTCCTGGCCATCCACCGCATGGGTCTCCAGGGCGGAGTAGAGCTCGCCGAAAGGCATAGGCACCGGGTTGGCCTTGAAGGTCTTGAAGGTGTCCAGGAAGACGGGGTTGGGTATCACACGCAGCTTCAGGCCTTCCAGGTCTTCACCCTTGGTGATGGGGCGCTTGCTGTTGGTGACATTGCGAAAGCCCAGGTCCCAGAAGCCCAGTCCGATCAGGCCTTTTTCGGGCAGCTTGGCCAGCAGGGCCTTGCCCACGGGGCCGTCCAGCAGTGCGTCGGCCTGCTTGAAGTTGCTCACGATGAAGGGGAAGTCCAGCAGGCCGAACTCCTTCACGATGCCAGCCAGCGAGGTCGGTGCGGGCGCCGTCATCTCCTGCACGCCGCCCTGCAATGCGGACTGCTGCTGCAGCTCGCTGCCCAGCTGCGAGGCGGGGTACTCCTTGACCACGAGCTTGCCGCCGCTCTTGGCCGCAACGAGTTCGGCGAACTTCTTGGCGCCGATGCTCATCGGGTGGTCGGCATTGTTCAGGTGGCCGAAGCGAATGGTCTTGGCTTCTTGCGCGTGGCTTGTTTGCAGTGCGCACATGCCCAGCATTGCAAGCAACAGCGTACGGCGAATATCGCTCTTAATCACTTGTCGTCTCCTTCATGGAATGATCTGATGAACTTCCGCTGCCGTTGCGAGCAACAGAACGTCGTTGCATTCTATTGGTCTCGAAAGCGTAGCGTCAACAAAGGGTTGACCCTGTGTTGTGCGTTGCGCGAGCGAAAAAAAACGGCCGCGAGTTGCGGCCGTTGTCGAGGTTGCGGGGTACTTCGTGCCGGGGCACTCAGGAGCCTTCAGGCTCCGGATACACGCCGCCCAGCAGGCCCGTCAGCTTCACGGCGGCATACCGCACATGGTCGGCATGGGCGGTATTCAGTCGGTAGGTGGGAATGCTGAGCGTGACGGCTCCGGCGCATTCGCCGTCGGCACCGAATACCGGCGCCGAGATGCCCGACACCTCGGGGACACGATCGCCCGACGCGATCACGACCTGCTCCTTGCGAATCTTCGCGTGCTTGGCGCCGCGCCCGCTGCTGTACGCAATCAGGACGCGGCCACCGGCGCCGCGGTCCAGCGGCAGCAGATCGCCGGCACGGGTGTGGTCACGCAGCAGCTGGGGTGAGTCGACGCGGTACAGGCACAGGCGGTGCTCGCCATGGATGACATGGAAGGCGGCGCTCTCGCGCGTCAGGTCAACCAGTTCCTTGAGTACCGGCATCACCACATCCTGTTGTGAAAACGCCGAGGCATAGACGCCATTCAGGCGGACGATCTCCGGGCCCAGGCTGTAGGTGCCATCGGCATGCCGGCGTATCAGGGTTGCATGCTCCAGCGACGCGATCAGGCGCAGCACGGTGCTTTTGTACAACTGGGTTCGCTGCGCGAGCTCGGCCAGCGACAGGGAGCCGTCGCCTTTTCTGAATGCGGTGAGCAGCGAAAGCGCTCGGTCGACGGCGGCCGCGCCGCCCGGCGCCGCCTGTTGGTCAGCCACTGACGGAATCGCTGCTTTCCTTGGCATAGGGTTTTCTCTGGGACTTTATTTAGAAGAACTATTGTGCCGTAGCTCTTACACTCTCCAATTTAAGAACGTCGTTCTAAAAATTGATGGCGCGCTGCGGCGCGTCGAATGGAGGCCCCAGGATGGCGGAAGAAGTGGGAGTTGCTGCCGTAGAGCGTGCGTTGGGGATTCTCGAAGCCCTGAGCGAGCCCAAGCTCTCGCTGGCCGAGCTGTCCAAGCGCACAGGCCTCTACAAGAGCACGGTGTTGCGCTTGACCAAGTCGCTGGAAAAGTTCGGCTACGTGGTTCGCGCGGAGGATGGCTGCTTCAGGCTGGGCTCGAAGGTGCTGGTGCTCGGCGGGCGCTTTCAGCGGCATCTGCGCACTGCCGATGTCGTGCCGCCGGTGCTGGCGCGCATCGTGGGCGAGTTGCGGGAGGGCGCGTCGTTCTATATCGCGCAAGGGGATCACCGTGTCTGCTTGCACCGCATGGATTCCGCCAGGGCGGTGCGCGACTCGGTGCATGAAGGCGATCGTTTGCCACTGACCGTGGGCGCTGCGGCCCATGTGCTGCTGGCCTTCTCGGGCACCAGGGGGGCGGCGTACGACGCCATCCGCGAGCAGTTCTATGCAGAGTCGTACGGCGAGCGGGACGATGAGACCGCGGCCGTGGCCTGCCCGGTGTTCAGCCACGAGGATGTGGTGTTCGGCGCGCTCAGCGTCTCGGGGCCACGCTATCGCATCGAGTCACTCGGCATCTCCCGGATTCTGCCCACGCTGATGCGCAGCGCCCAGGACCTCTCGGCTGCCCTGGGCGGCCATCGATGCCTGCCGCTCTATGACATGCATCGCAGCAAGTGGGTGCCTGTGGAGCTGAATCTGCCGGACACCGGGCCGGCTCCCCTCGCCGACTGAACGCTACGCCACCACGGGACCGTCACCCGGCCGCGGTGCGGTGATTTCCCGCGCCATCAGGCTCGGTTTGTCAGCTTCTTGTCCGCGTACTAGGGCCTACCCGAGGTGCTTCATTAATAGAATTGCATTATGCTGGATGGAACGGCAAGCCAAAAAGGCGGCGCCACAACAAGTCGGAAAGCCATGCAAGACTCCAACGCAATGCCCCATTACGACCACTTCATCGATGGGCGAGCGGTCAAGCCTTCGTCGGGGGCCTATTTCCCGACCGACAACCCCTTTGACGGCCTGACCTGGGCCCAGATCGCCCGCGGCAACGCGGAGGACGTGAATCTGGCGGTGGAGTCTGCGCACCGTGCCTTCGAGATCGGGCCCTGGGCGGGCATGACGCCCAGCGAGCGCGGCCGCCTGATGTGGAAGGCCGCCGACCTGATCGCGTCGCGTGCCGACCGCCTGGCCGTGATCGAGCAGCGCGACAACGGCAAGCTGGTCACCGAAGTGGTCTCCCAGGTCAAGTACATGGCCGACTACTTCAAGTACTACGCCGGCCTGGCGGACAAGATCCATAGCGCCGTCATCCCGACCGACAAGAAGGGCGTCTTCGCCTATACCAAGTACGAGGCCAAGGGCGTGATCGCCATCATCACGCCATGGAACTCGCCGCTGACCCTGACCAGCTGGAAGCTGGCGCCGGCCCTGGCGGCGGGCTGCACCGTGGTGGTCAAGCCCTCGGAGTTCACCTCGGCGTCCATGGTGGAGCTGGCGGCGATCTTCATCGAGGCAGGCTTCCCGCCGGGCGTCGTCAATGTCGTCACCGGCTTTGGCGCCGAGGTCGGGCAACCGCTGGTCACCCACCGCCGGGTCGAACACATCGGCTTCACCGGCGGGGCGGAGGCCGGTCGAAAAATCTACGAGCTGGCGGCCAAGAACTTCAAGACCGTCACCCTGGAGCTGGGCGGCAAGTCCCCCAACATCGTGTTCGACGACGCCGACCTGGACCAGGCGGTCAAGGGCGTGGTCTCGGGCATCTTTGCGGCCTCGGGGCAGAGCTGCCAGGCCGGCTCGCGGCTGCTGCTGCAGCGCTCGATTCACGATCAGTTCATCGAAAAGCTGGTCGCCTTCATGAGCGACGTCCGCATGGGCGACCCGTCGCTGCCGGAGACCCAGATCGGGCCCATCGCCACCCGGCCGCAATTCGACAAGATCATGTCGTACATCGAGATTGCCAAGGCCGAGGGTGCCATCTGCGCGCTGGGCGGCAGGAGCCGACCCGACCTGGGGGCCGGGCAGTTCGTCGAGCCGACGATCTTCACCAATGTGCGCAACGACATGCGCATCGCGCAGGAGGAAGTCTTCGGCCCGGTGCTGGCTGTCATCCCCTTCGATACGGAAGAGGACGCAATCCGCATTGGCAACGACGTGGCCTACGGCCTGGCGGGGGCGGTGTGGACGCGTGACCTGAAACGCGCGATGCTGATGACCGACAAGCTGAAGGCGGGTACGGTCTGGGTCAACAACTACCGGGCCACCAGCTTCACCTCGCCTTTCGGTGGCTACAAGGAGTCTGGCATAGGGCGCGAGTCCGGCATCGATGCCATCAAGGAATACCTCCACACCAAATGCGTCTGGATGTCGTCCGATCTCGAGGTGCCGAATCCCTTCGTGCGTCGCTGAACTGACGGGCCTAGGGAGAGAAAACCATGAGTCAGGCACTGGCGAATGTAAGGGTCCTGGACCTGAGCAATGTATTGGCAGGTCCGTTCTGCGCCTACCAGCTCGCGCTGCTGGGCGCCGATGTGATCAAGGTCGAAGTTCCCAGCGGCGGCGATCTGGCGCGGCAGCTGGGCTCGGACCCCGGGCTCAACGCCAACCATATGGGCGCGTCCTTTCTGGCGCAGAACAGTGGCAAGCGCTCGATCACCGTGAATCTGAAGACGGCCAGCGGCAAGGCGGTGCTGAAGCGCCTGGTCGCTTCCGCCGACGTGCTGGTGGAGAACTTCCGCCCCGGCGTGATGGCGCGGCTGGGTCTGTCCTGGGATGAGCTGAAGCAGTGCAACCCGGCCCTGGTGTATTGCGCGATCTCGGGCTTCGGCCAGGACGGCCCGCTGAAGGATGCACCGGCCTACGACCAGATCATCCAGGGACTGTCGGGCATGATGAGCATCACCGGCGACAAGCACAGCGCGCCGCTACGGGTGGGCTCGCCGGTGGCCGACACCATCAGCGGTATCACCGCCGCGTTCGCGATCTCCAGCGCCCTGGTGCGGCGTTTCCGCACCGGTGAAGGCGCCTTCATCGATGTGTCGATGTTGGAGTCCACTCTGGTGACCATGGGTTGGGTGGTGTCCAACTACCTGATCGTCGGCACCGTGCCGCAGGCCAATGGCAACGACAACATGACCGCCGCGCCGTCCGGCGCCTTCAAGACCGGATCGGGCCTGCTGAACATCGCCGCGAACAAGCAGGAGCAGTTCGAGGCGCTGGCCAAGGCGATTGACCGAGAGAACCTGATCACCGACGAGCGCTTTGCCAAGCGCGAGAGCCGCAAGCTGCACCGCCCGGAACTGACGGCCGAGATCGAGGCGGCGCTGGCGGCCCACGACGCCGCGCACTGGGAGGCCCTCTTCAATCGCGTCGGCATACCGGCCGGCCGCGTGCTGACGGTGCCCGAGGTGCTCGAGTCCCCGCAGATACGGCACCGCGAACTGCTGCAGACCTTCGACGATGTGCCTGGCGTTGACCGGGCCATCACCGTGCCGCGGGCGGGCTTCCGCCTCTCCGACGGCGAGCCCCGCACCTCATCGCCCCCGCCGCTGCTGGGCCAGCACACCGATGCGGTCCTGCTGTCGGTCGGCTTCAGCGAAGCCGACATTCAACAACTCCGTGCCGAAGGTGCCATATGAGTGACAAGACCAGCGGCAAGGCCGGCGACAAAAGCGCCGAGCAGATTCTGGGCGAGGCGAAAGCCTGGTGGTCCACGGCCATCATCGACGTGAAGCCGAACGAGATTGCGATCCGTGGCTATCCGATACAGCAGCTGATCGGCGAACTGAGCTACCCCGCCATGGTGTGGCTGATGATTCGCGGCGAGCTGCCCACGGCCGAGCAGTCGAAGCTGCTGGAGGCGACGCTGGTCGCCGGTGTCGACCACGGCCCCCATGCCCCGTCCATCGCCATCTCGCGCATGTCGGTCACCTGCGGCCTGCCGCTGAATGGCGCGATGGCCTCGGCCATCAATGCGCTGGACGACATCCACGGTGGCGCCGGCCAGCAATGCATGGAGCTGATGCGCAGCATTGCCGCCGCGTCGAAGGGTGCAGAACCCACCGACGTTGAGGTCGCCACGGCGCTGGCCGAATGGCAGGCCAGGCACGGCAAGGTGATTCCCGGCTTTGGCCACCGCTGGCACCAGGTGGACCCCCGCGCCGTCCGCCTGCTGGAGCTGATGCAGGGTGCGCAGGAGCGCGGCGCCATCTCCGGCATCTACGGCCGCATAGGCTCGGCCATCGAGCGGGTGCTGACGGCAGGCAAGGGCAAGCCGATACCGATGAATATCGACGGCGTGACGGCGGCCCTCTATCTGGAGCTCGGCTTCGAGGCGGAAGTCGGCCGCGGCCTCTTCATCCTGTCGCGCTCGGTCGGCATTCTTGCCCACGCCTGGGAGCAGCGCCAGCAGGGCGGCCGCATCAAGGGCCCGATGACCCCCAGCATTCCCTATACCTACACCGGCCCGAGCGCCGCAACTTCGAGCGCTAGGCATTGCCGGGCCGCCGAACTCAAACCTGTCTATTCACCATTCTTTTCAGGAATTGCCATGACCAAGGAACTCATCTCGAAGCAGCTCGTGAGGTATCTCGAGCAACGCGGCGTCGAGCACATCTTCGGCCTGTGCGGCCACACCAATATTGCCGTGCTGGCCGCGCTGTCCGAAAGCACCAAGATCAAATTCGTCAACACGCGTCATGAGCAGATTGCCGCGCATATGGCTGACGGCTATGCCCGCGCCAAGCGCACCACGGCGGTCGTGCTGTCGCACCTGGGCCCGGGGCTGACGAATGCCTCGACCGGAGTGGCCAATGCCGCGCTGGACTCGGTGCCCATGGTGGTGATTGCCGGCGACATCCCCAGCCACTACTACGGCAAGCACCCGCATCAGGAAATCAATCTGCATGCCGATGCGTCGCAGTCGGAAATCTACCGGCCCTTCGTCAAGCGCGTGTGGCGCGTGGAGCGCCCCGATCTGTTCCCCGAGATTATCGAGAAGGCCTTCCAGCTGGCCGAGACCGGTAGGCCCGGCCCGGTGCTGGTGTCCGTGCCCATGGACATCTTCTCGATGGAGGTGGACACCAAACTGTTCGAACGCCTGAGCCACCACACCAAATCGATTCACAAGCCCTCGCTGGACGAGGTGGTGGCCGAGCGCATCGTGAACACCCTGGCCAAGGCCAGGAAGCCGGTGATCTATGCCGGTGGCGGCATCCTGCTGGCCGATGCAGCGGCCGAACTCGCGGCCTTCGCCGACCACATGTCGCTGCCTGTCGCGCACAGCCTGATGGGCAAGGGAGCCTTGCCGGATGATCATGCCTTGACCCTGGGCATGACTGGTTTCTGGGGCACGCAGTTCGTCAATGACAAGTGCCGCAACGCCGACTGGGTGATAGGCCTGGGCACACGCTTTGCCGAGGCCGATTGCAGCTCCTGGGAGTCGGAGTTCACCTTCAGCTTCCCGCCCACCAAGCTGATTCACATCGACATCGACCCGGCCGAGATCGGCCGCAACTACCCGGTGGAAATCGGCGTCGCCACCGACCTGAAGTCGGCACTGGCGGTGCTGATCCGTGTCGCCCGCCGGCTCTTCCCCGATGGCGTGAAGAACGATCATCTGCGCGAGGAAATCGGCGCCTACCGCCGCGACTTCGAGGCGACCAATCGCCAGCACGTCAACAACGACGCCTTCCCGATGCGGCCCGAGCGCATCCTGGCCAATGTGCGTGAGGTGCTGCCCCGCGACGGCATCATCACCACCGATGTGGGCTGGAACAAGAATGGTGTCGGCCAGCAGTTCCCTATCTACACGCCCGGTTCCATCCTCACGCCCGGCGGCTTCGCGACGATGGGCTTCGGCTCGCCCGCGGCGCTCGGTGCCAAGCTGGCGCAACCCCACCGCGTTGTCATCGCCCTGGTCGGCGACGGCGGTTTCGGCCAGAACCCGGCCGTGCTGGCCACCGCCGCCGAAGAGAACATTCCTGTCGTCTGGGTGGTGATGAACAACGGCGCCTACGGCACCATCGCCGGCCTCGAGATGGCGCATTACGGCACGACCTTCGGCACCGTTTTCAAGAAGCCCGGAGGCGAGCCCTATTCGCCGGACTTCGCTGCGATCGCGCGGGGCTTTGGCGTCGAAGGGCTGAAGATCAGCTCGGCGGCCGAGTTCAAGCCGGCGCTGGAAAAAGCCATCGCCTCGGGTCGCCCCTTTGTGCTCGATGTGTCGATGAAGAACGAGCCGGTGCCGACCTCCGGCCACTGGAACATCAACGACATCTACACGCCGAACGGCGGACGCGCGATCTCGCACGTCGCGCTCGACTGAGCGACTCCAGCCACAGGCCACCAGGGCGCCACTGCCTGCTTCCTGGCAGGCAGATGGCTCTGCTCGTCCACTCAACGCCGCCACGTTCGAATCATGCCAGCCCATCTGTCCCGATTGTCGCGAGCGGCCGCCCTGCCGCTACTCACGCTCGCCGCGTCTGCCGGCGCCCAGAGCAGCCCCGCCGAGGTGACGCTGCTTGACCCGGTGGTCGTGACGGCCGGCGGGGCTTTGCAGCGGGCCTTCGACACGCCCTACGCCGTGAGCGTGGTGGGCACCGAGGCCCTGCGCGCCGGTGGGCTGATGGTCAACCTCAGCGAGGCGCTGGCTAGCGTGCCCGGCTTGACGATCAATTCGCGCAACAACTACGCCCAGGATCTGCAGATCAGCTCGCGGGGCTTCGGCGCCCGCGCCACCTTTGGTGTGCGCGGCATCCGGCTCTACACCGATGGCATCCCCGCCACCGGACCCGACGGGCAGGGCCAGGTCTCGCACTTCGACCTGGCGGGCGCCGACCGCGTCGAAGTGCTGCGCGGTCCGTTCTCGGCCCTGTACGGCAATGGCTCGGGCGGTGTGATCTCGCTGGTCAGCAGTCCGGCCACGACCCGCCAGTTCGAGGTGGCCGGCGACATCGGCTCCAACGGTACGCATCAGCTGCGGGTCGGCATCGAGACACCGTTCGGCAACGGCTTTGATGTGCGCGCCCAGGCCGCCCGCTTCGAGACCGATGGCTTTCGCCCGCAGAGCGAGGCGCGCCGCGAGCTCGCCAATGTTCGCCTGGGTTGGCGGGGTGACTTCGACACCGTGGTGGTCTTGGCCAACCGGCTGGACCAGCCGGCCGATGATCCGCTGGGCCTGATCCGCGCGCAGTTCGCTGCCGATCCGTTTCAAACCACGCCGCAGGCGCTGCAGTACGACACCCGCAAGACCACGCGCCAATCGCAGCTGGGCCTGCGTTGGGAGCACTCCTTTGCCGGCCTTTCATCACCGCTGCGAAGCGCCGTCACGGCCTATGCCGGCGAACGCAGCGTGACCCAGTGGCAGTCCATTCCGGCGTCCACCCAGGCCGCCGCCTCCAGCCCGGGTGGCGTGATCGCCTTCGACCGCGAGTACCAGGGTCTCGATGCACGCCTGATGTGGCGCGGCGAGCGCGTGAACCTGGTGGCAGGTCTGTCCTTCGATCGCCAGGGCGAGGACAGACGGGGCTATCAGAACTTCCTGGGCAGTGGCGCGGGCCAGCAACTCGGCGTGACCGGTGCGCTGCGCCGGCAGGAGCGCAATGTCGCGCGCGCTACCGATGCCTATGCCCAGGCCGAGGTCGATCTGGGCCATGCACTGACCGGCACCTTGGGTGTGCGCTCCGGCAGCGTGCGCTACTCCAGCCAGGACGAGTATCTGAGCAACGGCGACGATTCCGGCCGGGTGCAGTACCACTACACAACGCCGGTGGCCGCTCTGCTGTGGAAGGCGACACCGACCACCAACCTTTATGTCAGCGCCAGCCGGGGCTCCGAATCTCCGACCCTGGGCGAACTCGCCTACCGCTCGGGCGGGCAGGCGGGCTTCAACACGGGATTGCGGGCCCAGTCCAGCCACCAGTTCGAGCTGGGTGCGAAGTGGCGCGATCCGCAAACCGGTCTCTCGGCCGATGGCACCCTGTTCAAGGCACAGACATCCGATGAGATCGGTGTGCTGGCCAATAGCGGCGGCCGCTCGACTTATCAGAACGTCGGGCGCACCTTGCGTCAGGGTGCCGAGCTGGCGGCTCGCTGGCAGGCCAGCAAGAGCGTGCATGCACTGCTGTCTCTGACCTGGCTGGACGCGACCTATCGCGACAGCTTCTCCACGCCCAATGGCGTGGTCAGCGCCGGCAGCCGCATTGCCGGCACCTCGAACAAGAGCGCCTATGCCGAGGCGGGTTGGCGGGGCAACCCGCTGGGCCTGGCCGCGGCCCAGACCGAGCTTGGCGTCGAGTTGCGGTCTCAGGGCAGCCTGCCGGTGAATGACGTCAACAGCGACTTCGCCGCCGGGGCGACCACCCTGGCCCTGCGAGCCAGCCAGCGCTTTGCCGTGGGCAGCGGCTCAGTGGAAGTGCAAGCGCGTCTCGACAACGCCACCGATCGCCGCTACGCCGGCAGCGTCATCGTCAACGAGAGCAACGCCCGCTATTTCGAGCCCGCGGCGGGGCGGGCCTGGCTCTTGAGCGTGCGCTGGCGGCAGGGCTTTTGACGCCATGCTGTTCAACGTCAGGGGATTGAAGGCCGACGGCTCGGTCGTTTCAATGCCGGTCGAGGCCGCGGACCGGAGTGCCGCCGTGCAACAGGCGCGCTCCGAGGGGCTGACGGTGCTCTCCGCCCAGACGGCCCACAGTCTGCCGAGCCGGGCGAACAGGGCAGGGCGCTTTCCGCTGCTGACCTTCAGCCAGGAACTGGTCTCGCTGCTGCAGGCCGGCCTGTCCCTGCCTGAGACGATAGAGGCCATGGTCGAAAAA
It contains:
- a CDS encoding TonB-dependent receptor, which translates into the protein MPAHLSRLSRAAALPLLTLAASAGAQSSPAEVTLLDPVVVTAGGALQRAFDTPYAVSVVGTEALRAGGLMVNLSEALASVPGLTINSRNNYAQDLQISSRGFGARATFGVRGIRLYTDGIPATGPDGQGQVSHFDLAGADRVEVLRGPFSALYGNGSGGVISLVSSPATTRQFEVAGDIGSNGTHQLRVGIETPFGNGFDVRAQAARFETDGFRPQSEARRELANVRLGWRGDFDTVVVLANRLDQPADDPLGLIRAQFAADPFQTTPQALQYDTRKTTRQSQLGLRWEHSFAGLSSPLRSAVTAYAGERSVTQWQSIPASTQAAASSPGGVIAFDREYQGLDARLMWRGERVNLVAGLSFDRQGEDRRGYQNFLGSGAGQQLGVTGALRRQERNVARATDAYAQAEVDLGHALTGTLGVRSGSVRYSSQDEYLSNGDDSGRVQYHYTTPVAALLWKATPTTNLYVSASRGSESPTLGELAYRSGGQAGFNTGLRAQSSHQFELGAKWRDPQTGLSADGTLFKAQTSDEIGVLANSGGRSTYQNVGRTLRQGAELAARWQASKSVHALLSLTWLDATYRDSFSTPNGVVSAGSRIAGTSNKSAYAEAGWRGNPLGLAAAQTELGVELRSQGSLPVNDVNSDFAAGATTLALRASQRFAVGSGSVEVQARLDNATDRRYAGSVIVNESNARYFEPAAGRAWLLSVRWRQGF
- a CDS encoding citryl-CoA lyase, which translates into the protein MSDKTSGKAGDKSAEQILGEAKAWWSTAIIDVKPNEIAIRGYPIQQLIGELSYPAMVWLMIRGELPTAEQSKLLEATLVAGVDHGPHAPSIAISRMSVTCGLPLNGAMASAINALDDIHGGAGQQCMELMRSIAAASKGAEPTDVEVATALAEWQARHGKVIPGFGHRWHQVDPRAVRLLELMQGAQERGAISGIYGRIGSAIERVLTAGKGKPIPMNIDGVTAALYLELGFEAEVGRGLFILSRSVGILAHAWEQRQQGGRIKGPMTPSIPYTYTGPSAATSSARHCRAAELKPVYSPFFSGIAMTKELISKQLVRYLEQRGVEHIFGLCGHTNIAVLAALSESTKIKFVNTRHEQIAAHMADGYARAKRTTAVVLSHLGPGLTNASTGVANAALDSVPMVVIAGDIPSHYYGKHPHQEINLHADASQSEIYRPFVKRVWRVERPDLFPEIIEKAFQLAETGRPGPVLVSVPMDIFSMEVDTKLFERLSHHTKSIHKPSLDEVVAERIVNTLAKARKPVIYAGGGILLADAAAELAAFADHMSLPVAHSLMGKGALPDDHALTLGMTGFWGTQFVNDKCRNADWVIGLGTRFAEADCSSWESEFTFSFPPTKLIHIDIDPAEIGRNYPVEIGVATDLKSALAVLIRVARRLFPDGVKNDHLREEIGAYRRDFEATNRQHVNNDAFPMRPERILANVREVLPRDGIITTDVGWNKNGVGQQFPIYTPGSILTPGGFATMGFGSPAALGAKLAQPHRVVIALVGDGGFGQNPAVLATAAEENIPVVWVVMNNGAYGTIAGLEMAHYGTTFGTVFKKPGGEPYSPDFAAIARGFGVEGLKISSAAEFKPALEKAIASGRPFVLDVSMKNEPVPTSGHWNINDIYTPNGGRAISHVALD
- a CDS encoding IclR family transcriptional regulator → MPRKAAIPSVADQQAAPGGAAAVDRALSLLTAFRKGDGSLSLAELAQRTQLYKSTVLRLIASLEHATLIRRHADGTYSLGPEIVRLNGVYASAFSQQDVVMPVLKELVDLTRESAAFHVIHGEHRLCLYRVDSPQLLRDHTRAGDLLPLDRGAGGRVLIAYSSGRGAKHAKIRKEQVVIASGDRVPEVSGISAPVFGADGECAGAVTLSIPTYRLNTAHADHVRYAAVKLTGLLGGVYPEPEGS
- a CDS encoding TRAP transporter substrate-binding protein, with the translated sequence MCALQTSHAQEAKTIRFGHLNNADHPMSIGAKKFAELVAAKSGGKLVVKEYPASQLGSELQQQSALQGGVQEMTAPAPTSLAGIVKEFGLLDFPFIVSNFKQADALLDGPVGKALLAKLPEKGLIGLGFWDLGFRNVTNSKRPITKGEDLEGLKLRVIPNPVFLDTFKTFKANPVPMPFGELYSALETHAVDGQENPFSVILSNKFFEVQKFVSATNHVYASNILLVSKKFWDKLSPAEQKALQDSASEAIVFQRQISREMAGKAVAELKSKGMQYNEMSAGETARMQTAVKPIHEKFAAEYDQSLVKVFHAELERIQKL
- a CDS encoding CaiB/BaiF CoA-transferase family protein — translated: MSQALANVRVLDLSNVLAGPFCAYQLALLGADVIKVEVPSGGDLARQLGSDPGLNANHMGASFLAQNSGKRSITVNLKTASGKAVLKRLVASADVLVENFRPGVMARLGLSWDELKQCNPALVYCAISGFGQDGPLKDAPAYDQIIQGLSGMMSITGDKHSAPLRVGSPVADTISGITAAFAISSALVRRFRTGEGAFIDVSMLESTLVTMGWVVSNYLIVGTVPQANGNDNMTAAPSGAFKTGSGLLNIAANKQEQFEALAKAIDRENLITDERFAKRESRKLHRPELTAEIEAALAAHDAAHWEALFNRVGIPAGRVLTVPEVLESPQIRHRELLQTFDDVPGVDRAITVPRAGFRLSDGEPRTSSPPPLLGQHTDAVLLSVGFSEADIQQLRAEGAI
- a CDS encoding IclR family transcriptional regulator, which encodes MAEEVGVAAVERALGILEALSEPKLSLAELSKRTGLYKSTVLRLTKSLEKFGYVVRAEDGCFRLGSKVLVLGGRFQRHLRTADVVPPVLARIVGELREGASFYIAQGDHRVCLHRMDSARAVRDSVHEGDRLPLTVGAAAHVLLAFSGTRGAAYDAIREQFYAESYGERDDETAAVACPVFSHEDVVFGALSVSGPRYRIESLGISRILPTLMRSAQDLSAALGGHRCLPLYDMHRSKWVPVELNLPDTGPAPLAD
- a CDS encoding aldehyde dehydrogenase; its protein translation is MPHYDHFIDGRAVKPSSGAYFPTDNPFDGLTWAQIARGNAEDVNLAVESAHRAFEIGPWAGMTPSERGRLMWKAADLIASRADRLAVIEQRDNGKLVTEVVSQVKYMADYFKYYAGLADKIHSAVIPTDKKGVFAYTKYEAKGVIAIITPWNSPLTLTSWKLAPALAAGCTVVVKPSEFTSASMVELAAIFIEAGFPPGVVNVVTGFGAEVGQPLVTHRRVEHIGFTGGAEAGRKIYELAAKNFKTVTLELGGKSPNIVFDDADLDQAVKGVVSGIFAASGQSCQAGSRLLLQRSIHDQFIEKLVAFMSDVRMGDPSLPETQIGPIATRPQFDKIMSYIEIAKAEGAICALGGRSRPDLGAGQFVEPTIFTNVRNDMRIAQEEVFGPVLAVIPFDTEEDAIRIGNDVAYGLAGAVWTRDLKRAMLMTDKLKAGTVWVNNYRATSFTSPFGGYKESGIGRESGIDAIKEYLHTKCVWMSSDLEVPNPFVRR